One window of Botrimarina mediterranea genomic DNA carries:
- a CDS encoding ABC transporter ATP-binding protein — protein MVSNARSSVLVASGIRKSYGSGDAIVRAVAGVDITLRAGEIVAVMGASGSGKTTLLHLLGGLVRADGGVIRCGDRDFATLSDAQLTALRCSEISIVLQSYNLLPTLTALDNVALPLLLSGKSRARARELASDKLSQVGMAGHGGRRPPQLSGGEQQRVASARALVNEPRILLADEPTGNLDRKNAESVCQLLQQVGASAGRAAAIVSHDPVVAYHADRVIVLVDGQLVDSFSRNEILGAEDLAPRYLSATTSNTAGCDR, from the coding sequence GTGGTCTCTAACGCCCGCAGTTCAGTCCTTGTCGCTTCAGGGATCCGCAAATCGTACGGCAGTGGCGATGCCATCGTGCGCGCCGTGGCGGGTGTTGATATTACTCTCCGTGCGGGCGAGATCGTCGCCGTCATGGGAGCCTCTGGGTCCGGGAAGACGACCTTACTCCATCTACTCGGTGGACTAGTCCGCGCGGACGGCGGCGTCATCCGTTGTGGGGATCGCGACTTCGCCACGCTATCCGACGCCCAGCTGACGGCGCTACGGTGCAGTGAGATAAGTATCGTTCTCCAATCCTACAACCTGTTGCCGACGCTGACGGCTCTCGACAATGTCGCGCTGCCACTACTGCTTAGTGGAAAGAGTCGTGCGCGGGCGCGCGAGCTAGCGAGCGACAAGCTGTCGCAGGTTGGCATGGCTGGGCACGGTGGTCGGCGACCGCCGCAACTCTCCGGGGGAGAGCAACAGCGGGTCGCAAGCGCTCGGGCACTAGTGAATGAGCCGCGTATCTTGTTGGCGGACGAGCCCACCGGAAATCTTGATCGCAAGAACGCCGAATCGGTTTGTCAGTTATTGCAGCAGGTTGGCGCCTCGGCAGGTCGCGCCGCGGCGATCGTTTCGCATGACCCTGTCGTCGCCTATCATGCCGATCGTGTTATTGTGCTGGTCGATGGCCAGCTTGTCGACAGCTTCTCCCGCAACGAGATCCTCGGCGCCGAAGACTTGGCGCCGCGCTACCTGTCTGCGACGACATCTAACACCGCGGGCTGCGACCGTTAG
- a CDS encoding FtsX-like permease family protein, giving the protein MSSSAVRLLLAAKLRSHPGRFIAAGVAIAFATALLLAALIGRQALRDQTPRAAQTLLGPAEVHLAATDAVHPFVESGLIESLRADPRVSFVATAVTVRAVDLPGLESGELDTETFYSLGDGGMGGWIPGRRDAFVAWDDDKPRGPVASGRQLATGESDLIEIAVPSVIWGQSVGSWRLLESDTGVHAARVVGILPTDMAMVASPPGIRLTARQISASAALKLAGRSLPPSDARVYLQHAEDKVVFLADWRPRLRDRAGRLEFWDSTSLQEAALRGPAAESARLAVQSAVLLAGACVVCIALSVQGNAVRERAAQSSLLRCLGANRKILAMLVLAEAITMAAISVLGAVLLVWAAMAGLAAYLPMLRVPSMPDLASIAMAAGVTLLGVLAGAAWPAIAATRRLPGDFDVEQDDPERVARFANRSAITGVSIAALAAAMISATPAQSFTRAELLSWFGVPCLALTALLATPLIIRWTSRLLVRPVGVLTRTESLVLADHVAADGARSAGAVIAIAIGLGGFIWMLCWGASMLESFIIDPAIPRWLVSIHPYGLDRDEAMELLSKPEFEEYHPLTLVDTHLNKADIAIPTLVMGIDVERSLGREPGSLPFEFINGDRESAEAGLKRGDMCLVSAWYAASHRTRVGDRLSVATPSIDGRAERTYRVAGILELRGWRMATKLNKVRLHGDKHTAMLVLDANAVRRDFPVADVNYLLGDTLPIADGSPSRFRSDLSKDEAYARSRDDRIAIESVIAEAIDLKRPVEHRPDGETVVVVEERVVQVDGLDRTRASLRGDWGGAAVKRMGQAPLLVLGLSLLSVSGALVGAFQARSRELGVLRCCGLTRWGLARLTIAEALLLGAAAIPVSVLLGGVGAAMMLEVPASWATGLILPASSQRRPFLGLGCGQASPPPPWSVVSRPCGRRIGSVGQRRLRSSAPRGEVRLIQAGRSGL; this is encoded by the coding sequence ATGTCGAGTTCTGCGGTCCGTCTCCTGCTTGCCGCCAAACTTAGGTCACACCCGGGTCGCTTCATCGCGGCTGGTGTGGCGATCGCGTTCGCTACGGCGCTACTGCTTGCCGCTCTGATTGGGCGGCAGGCCCTCCGCGACCAGACGCCACGCGCGGCGCAAACCCTGCTGGGGCCCGCGGAAGTGCATCTGGCCGCGACCGACGCGGTGCATCCGTTTGTGGAGAGCGGTCTCATCGAATCGCTGCGCGCCGACCCCCGCGTTTCGTTTGTCGCTACCGCTGTGACAGTGCGGGCCGTCGATCTACCGGGACTCGAATCTGGCGAACTCGACACGGAGACTTTCTACAGTCTGGGAGACGGGGGCATGGGCGGTTGGATTCCGGGGCGACGTGACGCCTTTGTGGCTTGGGATGACGACAAGCCGCGCGGCCCCGTCGCCAGCGGGCGCCAGCTGGCGACGGGCGAGTCAGACCTCATCGAGATCGCGGTCCCGTCTGTTATCTGGGGGCAAAGCGTCGGTTCTTGGCGGCTCTTGGAAAGCGACACCGGCGTTCATGCCGCGCGGGTTGTAGGAATCTTGCCGACCGACATGGCGATGGTCGCGTCCCCGCCTGGGATTCGCTTGACGGCGCGGCAGATCAGCGCTTCGGCCGCCCTCAAGTTAGCCGGACGGTCGTTGCCACCTTCCGATGCACGGGTCTACCTGCAACATGCTGAAGACAAGGTCGTTTTCCTAGCCGATTGGCGACCGCGGTTGAGAGACCGCGCCGGTCGGCTCGAATTCTGGGACAGCACGTCGCTTCAAGAAGCCGCCCTGCGCGGCCCCGCGGCGGAATCGGCCCGGCTTGCCGTGCAATCAGCTGTACTTCTCGCCGGCGCCTGTGTCGTGTGTATCGCCTTGAGCGTACAGGGAAACGCTGTCCGCGAACGCGCCGCACAGTCGAGCTTGTTGCGATGCCTGGGGGCGAATCGAAAGATACTCGCGATGCTGGTTCTCGCAGAGGCCATCACCATGGCCGCCATTAGCGTGCTGGGAGCCGTCCTTTTGGTGTGGGCGGCGATGGCTGGATTGGCGGCTTACCTCCCGATGCTGCGGGTCCCTTCAATGCCCGATCTGGCGAGCATCGCCATGGCCGCCGGTGTGACATTGCTAGGAGTGCTGGCCGGAGCTGCTTGGCCGGCGATCGCTGCAACGAGAAGGCTGCCCGGTGATTTTGACGTGGAGCAAGACGATCCCGAGAGGGTTGCACGGTTCGCGAATCGTTCGGCGATCACCGGGGTCTCCATTGCCGCGCTAGCTGCTGCGATGATCTCAGCCACGCCTGCCCAGTCCTTCACGAGGGCTGAGCTCCTCTCATGGTTCGGCGTTCCTTGCCTCGCACTGACGGCACTGCTCGCCACACCGCTAATCATCCGCTGGACGAGCCGACTCTTGGTGCGTCCCGTCGGAGTTCTTACGAGAACCGAGTCGCTGGTGCTTGCCGATCATGTTGCCGCCGACGGCGCCCGCAGCGCCGGGGCAGTGATCGCGATCGCGATCGGACTGGGTGGATTCATTTGGATGCTCTGCTGGGGCGCATCGATGCTGGAGTCGTTCATCATCGACCCCGCCATTCCGCGCTGGCTCGTTTCGATCCACCCGTACGGCCTTGATAGGGACGAGGCCATGGAGTTGTTATCCAAGCCCGAGTTCGAGGAGTATCACCCGCTTACGCTTGTAGACACGCACCTCAATAAGGCTGACATAGCGATCCCGACGCTAGTCATGGGGATCGATGTCGAGCGTTCGCTAGGGAGAGAGCCCGGCAGCTTACCGTTTGAGTTTATCAATGGTGATCGCGAGTCCGCGGAAGCCGGGCTCAAGCGAGGCGACATGTGTCTCGTCAGTGCTTGGTACGCGGCTAGCCACCGCACGAGAGTCGGCGATCGTCTGTCCGTCGCGACTCCTTCAATCGATGGACGTGCGGAACGCACGTATCGAGTCGCCGGGATCTTGGAACTACGCGGTTGGCGGATGGCGACAAAACTGAACAAGGTCCGGCTTCACGGCGATAAGCACACCGCCATGCTTGTCCTTGACGCCAATGCCGTGAGACGGGACTTCCCTGTCGCGGATGTGAATTATCTGCTGGGTGACACGCTGCCAATTGCCGACGGAAGCCCTTCGAGATTCCGCAGTGATCTCTCGAAGGACGAGGCGTACGCGCGATCCCGCGACGATCGTATCGCGATCGAATCGGTGATCGCAGAGGCGATTGATTTAAAGCGACCCGTCGAGCACCGACCCGACGGCGAGACCGTCGTCGTAGTGGAAGAGCGAGTCGTGCAAGTTGACGGCCTCGACCGTACCCGCGCGTCGTTGCGCGGCGATTGGGGCGGCGCCGCGGTGAAGCGGATGGGTCAGGCGCCGCTACTGGTGCTAGGCCTCAGCCTGCTCTCAGTTAGTGGCGCCCTTGTGGGTGCGTTCCAAGCACGGTCGCGCGAACTCGGCGTCTTGCGCTGCTGCGGCTTGACGCGTTGGGGCTTAGCCCGATTAACGATTGCCGAAGCGTTGCTATTGGGCGCTGCGGCGATCCCTGTTTCGGTGCTGCTGGGTGGAGTTGGGGCGGCGATGATGCTCGAGGTGCCAGCGTCGTGGGCTACCGGCTTGATTTTGCCGGCATCCAGCCAACGCAGACCGTTCCTTGGTCTTGGTTGTGGCCAGGCGTCGCCGCCACCGCCATGGTCTGTAGTCTCGCGGCCTTGTGGGCGGCGTATCGGGTCGGTAGGACAACGCCGGCTTCGATCATCAGCGCCGCGCGGCGAGGTTAGGTTAATTCAGGCAGGTCGAAGTGGTCTCTAA
- a CDS encoding glycoside hydrolase family 43 protein, with translation MTRACSIVFALLALAGAASAEERATYTNPVYSGGMPDPGVLVHEGTYYAFGTTGADRLADGRVFRVLSSTDLVNWTDHGGALAPPTDDNNKQYWAPEVAYHDGVFYLYYSVGTLHDLNFEIRVATSDSPLGPYKDNGLPLEDGAGAPFFIDGHPYEDDDGQWYFFYAKDFTDTDAGFRAGTGIVVDRLIDMTELAGDPKVVVRARHDWTLFEANRAMPMLGDKMFDWHTIEAPWVVKRDGKYYCFYSGSNFGTTNYGVDYVVADSVMGDYSDQGRYARVLRGVTDLVRGPGHHSIVKATDGKTDVAVYHAWDPNMTRREMCIDPIVWTPYGPRCVGPTVAPVELTPAIQR, from the coding sequence ATGACTCGCGCCTGTTCAATTGTTTTCGCCCTGTTGGCTCTTGCTGGAGCGGCGTCCGCAGAAGAAAGAGCGACCTACACGAATCCCGTCTACTCGGGCGGCATGCCCGACCCCGGCGTGCTCGTCCACGAAGGGACCTACTATGCCTTCGGCACGACCGGCGCCGACCGACTGGCGGACGGCCGAGTCTTCCGGGTGCTCAGCTCAACCGACCTGGTCAATTGGACCGACCACGGCGGCGCGTTGGCGCCGCCCACTGACGACAACAACAAGCAATACTGGGCGCCAGAAGTCGCCTACCACGACGGTGTCTTCTACCTCTATTACTCCGTCGGCACGCTCCATGATCTCAACTTCGAGATTCGCGTTGCGACGAGCGACTCGCCGCTTGGGCCGTACAAAGACAACGGACTCCCGCTCGAGGACGGCGCCGGCGCGCCGTTCTTCATCGATGGACACCCCTATGAAGACGACGACGGCCAGTGGTACTTCTTCTACGCCAAGGACTTCACCGACACCGACGCGGGATTCCGCGCCGGGACGGGCATCGTCGTTGACCGGCTTATCGACATGACGGAACTCGCCGGCGATCCCAAGGTTGTCGTCCGCGCGCGGCACGACTGGACCCTCTTCGAGGCCAACCGCGCGATGCCGATGCTCGGCGACAAGATGTTCGATTGGCACACGATCGAGGCGCCTTGGGTCGTCAAGCGTGACGGCAAGTACTATTGCTTCTATAGCGGCTCGAACTTCGGCACCACCAACTACGGCGTGGACTACGTGGTCGCCGACTCAGTGATGGGCGACTACAGCGACCAAGGCCGCTACGCCCGCGTGCTGCGCGGCGTCACGGACCTCGTGCGCGGCCCCGGGCATCACTCAATCGTCAAAGCGACCGACGGCAAGACCGATGTCGCGGTCTACCATGCCTGGGACCCGAATATGACGCGTCGCGAGATGTGCATCGATCCGATCGTGTGGACGCCCTACGGCCCCCGTTGCGTGGGACCCACAGTGGCGCCGGTCGAGTTGACGCCGGCGATTCAACGGTGA
- a CDS encoding DUF1559 domain-containing protein, translating to MEGRSQRRNAFTLVELLVVIAIIGILVALLLPAVQAAREAARRSQCLNNCRQIGLAIHMYHDSTKELPPSRMWDGGFTWAGVVLPYMEEAAISNAADFTRNFRDQPDLVKETVVPTFLCPSRIHEQPLNYLKSEVIPYIQTPTGGAVNGAGSTRGIQGDYACVSSTFRSGNGGFDHVFDGAIILPKSLPGNRFKSRTKLSKIIDGTSKTLMVGENSYWLAARVSIYDGLDNPGAILGLGALSRVKSALPDGGRGVDFSRREGGSVSQVPKQYPGEGCESGAGCNAWFGGDHPGVLITTLCDGSTRTIQKDADLAILECFVTRAGEETYSLEDL from the coding sequence GTGGAAGGTAGATCGCAACGCCGCAACGCGTTTACCCTGGTCGAACTGTTGGTGGTGATCGCGATCATCGGCATCCTCGTGGCGCTCCTGCTGCCGGCCGTGCAGGCCGCCCGTGAGGCGGCGCGGCGGTCGCAGTGTCTGAACAACTGCCGGCAGATCGGGCTGGCGATCCACATGTACCACGACTCGACGAAGGAATTGCCGCCCAGCCGGATGTGGGACGGCGGGTTCACTTGGGCCGGCGTCGTGCTGCCGTACATGGAGGAAGCGGCGATCAGCAACGCCGCGGACTTCACTCGCAACTTTAGGGATCAGCCGGACTTGGTTAAGGAAACGGTCGTTCCAACGTTCCTTTGTCCTTCCCGTATCCACGAACAGCCGCTGAACTACTTAAAGTCGGAAGTGATTCCGTATATCCAAACTCCCACCGGCGGCGCCGTCAACGGCGCGGGGAGCACGCGAGGCATTCAAGGCGACTACGCCTGTGTGTCGAGCACCTTCCGCTCTGGCAACGGTGGTTTTGATCACGTCTTCGATGGCGCAATCATTCTGCCGAAGTCGTTGCCAGGGAACCGGTTCAAGTCGCGGACTAAACTGTCAAAGATCATTGATGGCACGTCGAAGACGCTGATGGTCGGCGAAAACTCTTATTGGCTCGCAGCGCGAGTTTCGATCTACGACGGTCTCGACAACCCGGGCGCGATACTTGGACTGGGAGCTCTGAGCCGAGTAAAGAGTGCTCTTCCCGATGGTGGGCGCGGCGTGGATTTCAGTCGTCGGGAGGGAGGCAGCGTTTCGCAAGTTCCGAAGCAATACCCTGGTGAAGGCTGCGAGTCCGGCGCCGGTTGCAACGCTTGGTTCGGCGGTGATCATCCCGGCGTCTTGATCACCACACTCTGCGATGGCAGCACACGCACGATTCAGAAGGACGCCGACCTGGCGATTCTCGAGTGCTTCGTCACCCGTGCCGGCGAAGAGACCTACAGCCTCGAAGACCTGTAA
- a CDS encoding autotransporter outer membrane beta-barrel domain-containing protein, producing MTQRAKAPALLAACIAAALGVTHQAAAQTNYQFRGDGIQNLPTTAEPAPNGDWNLDTNGAGTDGESYWWSSGLQLNFIPDHAIGDGENAYIENGGLAYVTSDGGIYPGRIVIGEASGTSGAVEVRSGGVMRALVGGAVNGNITVGSASGTGTLTVLPGGTMSAESSLVSGNNAANSIVVGGAGAGTASLTAGSAQLNAVTHVYSNANFAVGGALAFGSQGNSNYIVQATGNNASGKITAGGTANLNGSLTLDIGYTPALGDSWTVLQADSFNGSFSSINSNLSLAYNQNLVATKVASGGQMDYKIGLEEVLVLEVNRDTGVATLTHPGSSTVQLDGYFIGSEGGLLNASPSAWTSLSEGGQLGADWIETDQRADNIGELKIGADATFGADVSLGAIYNPLAGEFGANVDDLQFTFRRSSDGAQIPGVVQYTGSKANTLVLQVDPSGSGDTLLRNTSATTVEIDGYEILSAAGSLDTAGWTGIDGAGTDWVEAINNSANQLVEFNTTGFTTLAPGATLNLGELFDGSAQDLDFNFLLMGEEEATAGVVVYEAYVPPAGDFNNDGIVNAADYTVYRDNLGAAGLPNDNGLGTVGEAHYELWRDNYGATSGAASSVASAVPEPSSVAMVVVMLGLAARRR from the coding sequence ATGACTCAACGTGCTAAAGCTCCTGCCCTGCTCGCCGCCTGCATTGCAGCGGCCCTCGGGGTGACTCACCAAGCCGCGGCGCAGACGAACTATCAGTTCCGCGGCGACGGCATCCAGAACTTGCCGACGACGGCAGAGCCCGCGCCCAACGGCGATTGGAACCTCGACACCAACGGCGCTGGAACCGACGGCGAGTCGTACTGGTGGAGTTCGGGCTTGCAACTTAACTTCATCCCAGACCACGCGATCGGTGATGGCGAAAACGCTTACATCGAGAACGGCGGCTTGGCTTATGTGACGAGTGATGGTGGGATCTATCCGGGCCGGATCGTGATTGGCGAGGCCAGTGGGACATCCGGCGCCGTCGAGGTGCGCAGCGGCGGGGTGATGCGCGCCTTGGTCGGCGGGGCCGTCAACGGCAACATCACGGTGGGTAGCGCCAGCGGAACCGGCACGCTCACCGTGCTGCCGGGCGGGACGATGTCGGCCGAATCGAGCCTCGTCTCCGGCAACAACGCGGCGAACTCGATCGTCGTCGGCGGCGCCGGCGCCGGGACCGCGTCGCTTACGGCCGGCAGCGCCCAGCTGAACGCCGTAACGCACGTCTACTCGAACGCCAATTTCGCCGTCGGTGGCGCCCTGGCCTTCGGCTCGCAGGGCAATTCGAACTACATCGTTCAAGCGACCGGCAACAACGCCAGCGGCAAGATCACCGCCGGCGGCACGGCGAACCTCAATGGCTCACTGACGTTGGACATCGGTTACACGCCCGCCCTGGGCGACTCCTGGACGGTGTTGCAAGCCGACTCGTTCAACGGCAGCTTCTCCAGCATCAACTCGAATCTGTCGCTGGCGTACAACCAGAACCTCGTTGCGACCAAGGTCGCCTCGGGCGGCCAGATGGATTACAAGATCGGCCTGGAAGAGGTTCTCGTGCTCGAAGTCAATCGAGACACGGGCGTCGCTACGCTCACCCACCCGGGCTCGTCAACCGTTCAACTCGACGGTTATTTCATCGGCTCCGAAGGCGGCCTGTTGAACGCCTCGCCGAGCGCCTGGACCAGCCTGAGCGAAGGGGGCCAACTCGGCGCCGACTGGATCGAGACAGATCAGCGGGCTGACAACATCGGCGAATTGAAGATCGGCGCCGACGCCACCTTTGGCGCGGACGTCTCGCTGGGCGCGATCTACAACCCGCTGGCCGGCGAGTTCGGCGCCAATGTCGATGACCTCCAGTTCACCTTCCGTCGCTCCTCGGACGGCGCCCAAATCCCCGGCGTCGTTCAATACACCGGCTCGAAGGCCAATACCTTGGTGCTGCAGGTCGATCCGTCTGGCTCGGGCGACACGTTGCTCCGCAACACGTCGGCGACGACGGTCGAGATCGACGGCTACGAGATCCTCTCGGCCGCGGGGTCGCTCGACACGGCGGGCTGGACCGGCATCGACGGGGCGGGGACCGACTGGGTCGAAGCCATCAACAACAGCGCGAATCAACTTGTCGAGTTCAACACCACCGGGTTCACAACGTTGGCGCCCGGCGCCACGCTCAACCTCGGCGAACTCTTCGATGGCAGCGCCCAAGACCTCGACTTCAACTTCCTGCTGATGGGCGAAGAGGAAGCGACCGCGGGCGTGGTGGTTTACGAAGCCTATGTCCCGCCGGCGGGAGACTTTAACAACGACGGCATCGTCAACGCCGCGGACTACACGGTCTATCGGGACAACTTGGGCGCCGCCGGCCTGCCGAACGACAACGGTCTGGGGACCGTTGGAGAGGCTCACTACGAGCTGTGGCGGGACAATTACGGCGCCACCTCCGGCGCGGCCTCGTCGGTCGCTAGTGCGGTCCCCGAGCCGTCATCGGTTGCGATGGTCGTCGTGATGCTCGGACTGGCTGCTCGACGCCGATGA
- a CDS encoding PEP-CTERM sorting domain-containing protein (PEP-CTERM proteins occur, often in large numbers, in the proteomes of bacteria that also encode an exosortase, a predicted intramembrane cysteine proteinase. The presence of a PEP-CTERM domain at a protein's C-terminus predicts cleavage within the sorting domain, followed by covalent anchoring to some some component of the (usually Gram-negative) cell surface. Many PEP-CTERM proteins exhibit an unusual sequence composition that includes large numbers of potential glycosylation sites. Expression of one such protein has been shown restore the ability of a bacterium to form floc, a type of biofilm.) — MKCSTLAILASAFLLGGVLISDVEAQVYLTATDDANTSNDTSRGPSTTNDRGDFLEIRNFANDASGSTTRKKVGVFKYDISSIDTRLFPFATLTGTFANGRDGNGTFNVYGLNDGEQNLDNVPDGSVGEANWSESSLRYEHGLGFDPTVATTAAGDLGIDLTEVMLLGTITLIDGEPLQSNTTDLNLDAFLDADTNGVVSFFLADERVNEETGLPIGTEWRLTAREASAENSLRLAFTPIPGDTDLSGVVDLADLDPIRTNYSLGGLAYTDGDLNGDGDVTFADFRLWKTGFLDAGGSLEGANLGFLSVPEPTSAALLMIAAAAFAGSRQRRV, encoded by the coding sequence ATGAAGTGCAGCACGCTAGCAATCCTTGCGTCGGCCTTTTTGTTAGGCGGCGTCTTGATCTCCGATGTCGAGGCGCAGGTCTACCTGACCGCGACCGACGACGCCAACACGTCGAACGACACCAGCCGTGGTCCCTCGACGACCAACGACCGCGGTGACTTCCTTGAGATCCGGAACTTCGCCAACGACGCTTCCGGTTCCACCACCCGTAAGAAGGTCGGCGTCTTCAAGTACGACATCTCGTCGATCGATACGCGGCTCTTTCCGTTCGCCACATTGACAGGAACCTTCGCCAACGGCCGTGACGGCAACGGAACGTTCAACGTCTACGGCCTGAACGACGGCGAACAGAACCTCGACAACGTCCCCGACGGCTCGGTCGGAGAAGCCAACTGGTCGGAGAGTTCGCTGCGGTACGAACACGGCCTTGGTTTCGACCCCACGGTAGCGACGACCGCCGCTGGCGATCTCGGCATCGACCTGACGGAGGTGATGCTGCTCGGCACGATTACTCTGATCGACGGCGAACCGCTGCAATCGAACACAACCGACCTCAATCTTGACGCGTTCTTGGATGCGGACACCAACGGCGTCGTCAGTTTCTTTCTCGCCGATGAACGGGTCAACGAAGAGACCGGTTTGCCGATCGGGACCGAGTGGCGTCTGACGGCCCGTGAGGCGTCGGCGGAGAACAGCCTGCGACTGGCCTTCACCCCAATCCCCGGCGACACCGACCTGAGCGGCGTCGTCGATCTGGCGGACCTCGACCCGATCCGGACGAACTACAGCCTCGGCGGCCTTGCGTATACCGACGGTGACCTCAACGGAGACGGCGACGTCACGTTCGCCGACTTCCGTCTCTGGAAGACGGGTTTCCTCGATGCCGGCGGCTCGCTCGAGGGCGCCAATCTCGGCTTCTTGTCCGTCCCCGAGCCGACCTCCGCTGCCCTGCTGATGATCGCCGCCGCCGCGTTTGCCGGTAGCCGCCAGCGTCGCGTTTGA
- a CDS encoding alpha-L-fucosidase encodes MICNSARARAKSATAVGSRTIALIATAALLPVVSAQPGVDSVARLDFPIADGPFDPNWESISANHPGTPEWFREAKFGVWIHWGPQAAGRSNDWYAKHMYLEDHPAAANHRKNFGHPSEFGYKDVLNQWRTPKFDAQRYMQMFHDAGFRYAVVMGVHHDNFDLWDSKHQPWNSVNVGPKQDLLGAWAKAAREVGIRYGVSFHHEYTWWWWQPAFGADSKGDKKGVPYDGLLTAADGKGQWWDGLDPRQLYGRPLEGYPEYEPVHLIAHGREGIFEKHLPYAEQYATQWAQRIQDAVEQHDPDFIYTDGNSSQPFSGKKSGSGYRCDAAQRVVADYFNRTLERRGKIDTLAIIKFSEPRTGLASTSESRVPAEMRADRAWMGELAIGGWFYEPGFYYDAGSVVRALLEFASRDGNFAVSVPLTPEGGLDPGAPEMLASIGEWMRVNGEGIYGSKAWKVFREGDRTLPRGALGKKQADFEFTTEDLRFTVGKDSALYVWVLTTPEPGAEVRVASLGKAAALLEEEPARVELLGADAEVEWSRDEDAMTIIYPNATGLQHAVGFRITP; translated from the coding sequence ATGATTTGCAATTCCGCCCGCGCACGCGCTAAGTCTGCCACCGCTGTTGGCTCACGGACGATCGCGCTCATCGCGACGGCCGCGTTGCTACCCGTGGTCTCCGCGCAACCCGGCGTCGATTCGGTCGCCAGGCTCGACTTCCCGATCGCCGATGGCCCGTTCGATCCCAACTGGGAGTCGATCTCCGCCAACCATCCCGGCACGCCCGAGTGGTTCCGCGAGGCGAAGTTCGGCGTCTGGATCCACTGGGGCCCGCAGGCCGCCGGCCGCTCGAACGACTGGTACGCCAAGCACATGTACCTGGAGGACCACCCAGCCGCCGCGAACCATCGCAAGAACTTCGGGCACCCCTCGGAGTTCGGCTACAAGGACGTGCTCAACCAGTGGCGCACGCCGAAATTCGACGCGCAGCGTTACATGCAGATGTTCCACGACGCCGGCTTCCGCTACGCCGTCGTCATGGGCGTGCACCACGACAACTTTGATCTCTGGGACTCGAAGCATCAGCCGTGGAACTCGGTGAACGTCGGGCCCAAGCAAGACCTCCTCGGCGCGTGGGCGAAGGCGGCGCGCGAGGTCGGCATCCGTTACGGCGTCTCGTTCCACCACGAGTACACTTGGTGGTGGTGGCAGCCCGCGTTCGGCGCCGACAGCAAGGGCGACAAAAAGGGCGTCCCCTACGACGGCCTGCTCACCGCCGCCGATGGCAAAGGCCAGTGGTGGGACGGCCTCGATCCGCGGCAGCTCTACGGCAGGCCGCTCGAAGGCTACCCCGAGTACGAACCCGTCCACCTCATCGCCCACGGCCGCGAAGGCATCTTCGAGAAGCACCTCCCTTATGCGGAGCAGTACGCCACGCAGTGGGCCCAACGCATCCAGGACGCGGTCGAGCAGCACGACCCCGACTTCATTTACACCGACGGCAACTCGTCGCAACCGTTCAGCGGCAAGAAGAGCGGCTCGGGCTATCGCTGCGACGCGGCGCAGCGCGTGGTCGCCGACTACTTCAACCGCACGCTCGAACGACGTGGAAAAATCGACACGCTGGCAATCATCAAGTTCAGCGAACCCCGCACCGGCCTCGCCTCGACCTCAGAAAGCCGCGTCCCCGCCGAGATGCGCGCCGACCGCGCCTGGATGGGTGAGCTGGCGATCGGCGGTTGGTTCTACGAACCCGGCTTCTACTACGACGCCGGGTCGGTCGTTCGCGCGCTATTAGAGTTCGCCTCGCGCGACGGCAACTTCGCCGTCTCCGTACCGCTGACGCCCGAAGGGGGACTCGATCCCGGCGCGCCGGAGATGCTCGCCTCGATCGGCGAGTGGATGCGCGTCAACGGCGAGGGCATCTACGGATCGAAGGCGTGGAAGGTCTTCCGTGAAGGCGACCGCACGCTGCCGCGCGGCGCGCTCGGCAAGAAGCAAGCCGACTTCGAGTTCACGACTGAAGACCTCCGCTTCACCGTCGGCAAGGACAGCGCGCTCTACGTCTGGGTGCTGACCACGCCCGAGCCCGGCGCCGAGGTCCGCGTCGCGTCGCTCGGCAAGGCGGCGGCCCTGCTCGAGGAAGAACCCGCGCGCGTCGAGTTGCTCGGCGCCGACGCCGAGGTTGAATGGTCGAGAGACGAAGACGCAATGACGATCATCTACCCTAACGCTACGGGCCTCCAGCACGCCGTCGGCTTCCGCATCACGCCGTAA